The Streptomyces sp. TLI_105 DNA segment TCCACCTCCGTGGACGGGCAGCCCCGTACGTACACGCTGCGCGCCACCCAGGTGTACCGCAGGGAAGACAGCGCCTGGCGGGTCGCCCACCGGCATGCCGACACAGTGACCGACTAACTAGGAGCGGCGCGGGGCGGGCGCCGGGGCGGTGGTGTGTATGGGACCGCTCCTCGGGAGCGTGGGGACAGCACGAGGGCCCGGACCGTGATCCTGTCCGGGCCTGGTGGCGGGGGTGTGGCGGGTGGTCAGTCGCCGGGCGTGGTGTTGACCGCGCCGCAGTTCCAGCACGCCCATTCGCCGGGCAGCTCGTAGTGGGTCGTGGTCCAGAACCCCTTCGGCCGCCCGGTGATGACGTTGATCTCCCAGCAGGTTCCGCAGTGGAACTCGAAGTCCTCCATCCGGTCAGGATGGCGGCGGCCAGGGCGGCACGGGGCCGGTTACTCGGGACGTGACCAGATTCCGTGACCGGCGCGGACGATCAGCCCCCGCCAGCCGGCTTCGACAGGGCGCTGCCGACGGACCCGGAGGCCGGTCCTCCCTCGATGCCGACGCCGACGGGACGCCTGTGGGTACGCCGATCTTGTCGTATGCCAAGAGCCAGGCAACCACCACGCTCGTACTCACCTTCCCGGCGGGACCGGTTTACAGCAGAAACGATCGGTCCCGGCCCGCCAATCGGCGGCTTCGCCCCCGGGCTTACGGTGAAACTTGTGGAATGGCGGAGAGGGACCGTTAAGGGCGTGTCCGGGCCGTTACCGCTCGTGGTCGGACGACCGGGGACCTGCTGCCGGCTACTGCCGATGCGTCTTCGACTCGGGACATTAGAGTCCTGTTCATGGACATGGGGGCGGTAGTGATTGCGGTGGTCGGCGTTGCTGGAACTCTCGGGGCTGCGCTGTTGACCCAGCGTGGCGCCGATCGGACCAAGCGGCGCGAGCTGGCGTTGAGCCGGTCCATTCAGGAGGCGCGTGAGGACCGCGAGCTGCGCCGCAAGAGCTACACCGATCTGCACCGGGAAGCCCGGCAGTTCGCCACGGCTCTCAGCCGACACCTCTATGTCATGCGGGATCGTGCGGTCGAGGACGAGGACGTGCGGGTACTGGAGGAGGCCAAGGAGGCGCAGCGCAATTGCTGGTCGGAGGCGATCATGATCGCGCCTGGTGCGGTGCTCGTGGCGGCCGGCGAAGTCAACGGCGAGCTGACACGCGTCTATGGGCAGGTGAAGCGTCTGGAACAGGGCAACCCACGACCGGGCGAGACGCTGCAAACGGCGGCGGAAGCACAGCAGGCTCTCTGGCCGCGGATCCATGCCATGAGCGATGTCATGCGCCATGACCTCGGAATAGCCGACGAGAACAGCATGTCGTCAAGGCTGGCTGGAGCAGGCCGCATGGGAGTGCGAGCCGACATGCCCAGCACCCCCCGCACAGGTACCGACCCTGGATCCCAGGCATAGCCGGGTTCTGCTGCGTTCGGTTCTTCACTACCACGGCGTCGCATATGGACGGACGGTGCGAGAGTGATCGTCCGGACAGACGCTGAGCCGACGGCAGGCGGCGTGCATCTCGCCACGGCGCCCAGCCAGGAACTGGCTGGAGGACTTAGAGGTCCTAACAGAAGCCGTTGATCATGTGACTGTCGGCTTGGTTGCTCGTTGGGCCGTTCGTGGCGAAGAGGAACTCCCGGCCGTGGATCGTCTCGGACGAACTGTGGTCTCTGATCGATCCGTTGCTGCCCGAGCCGGCACCGAAGCAGGTGGCGGGCCGGCCGCGGGTGCCGGACCGGCAGGCCCTGTGCGGGATCCTGTTCGTCCTCCACACCGGCATCCAGTGGGAGTACCTGCCGCAGGAGCGCGGCTTCGGGTCGGGCATGACGTGCTGGCGACGACTTTCCACCTGGAACGAGGCCGGCGTGTGGGACCAGCTGCACCTGGTCCTGCTCAAGAAACTGCGGTCGGCCAAGCGGCTCGACTGGTCGCGGGCGGTGATCGACTCCAGCCATGTCCGGGCCGATCGACGGGGCCCAAAAGCGGTCCCAGCCCGGTCGACCGCGCACGTCCGGGCAGCAAACACCACGTCCTCGTCGACGGCCAGGGCATCCCGCTGGCGGTATCGCTGACCGGCGGGAACCGTGGGCGACGTCACCCAGCTGATGCCGCTGTTGAACAAGATCCCGTCGGTCGCCGGCCTCGTCGGCCGACCCCGCAGACGACCCGACACCCTCCTTGCCGACCGCGGCTACGACCACGACAAGTACCGCCGCCTGGTCTGGGCGACCGGAGTCAAACCCGTGATCGCCCGCCGCGGCGTCCCACACGACTCCGGCCTTGGTGTCCACCGCTGGGTCGTCGAGCGGACGATCGCCTGGCTTCACGGCTTCCGGCGCCTGCGCGTCCGGTGGGAACGACGCGACGACATCCACGAAGCCTTCCTCGGCCTCGCGACCTGCCTGATCACCCACCGACACGTCCAACGCCTTTGTTAGGACCTCTAAGGCGGCGGCCTGCTGGGATCGAGCGGGATTCCGGGTGTGAGTAGTTGGGGTACAGGAAATCCCGGTGAGAACGATCATGGTCCGGTCGGCGCGAGCGTGCTGACGCGGTTCTCGTACTCGCGGCGGGCCTTGCGCTGGGTCGGGACCGCCGGAGCGCCCGGGCCGCCGTCGAGCGGCTGGCAGCGGGCGAGGAGCCGGTGGTGCACGGCCGGGACGGCGGTGACGCGCAGGGTGTAGCCCTGGCCGCGCCGTACGGTCACCCCCTGGTCGAGCGCGGCCCGCTCGACGCCGTCCAGCTCGGCGGTGCGGAGGAAGTCGGCGACCTTGCCCGGCATGTCGAGGGCCACCGGCAGCTCCGGGGCGGGGGTGTCCTCTTCGGTGGCGGTGTGGTCGGGCAGGAGGTCGGCGACGGCCGTGCGGATGGCGCCGCGGCTGACGCCGTGGTCGCGGGCGAGGGCGGCGATCGAGCGGCCCTCCAGGTACGCGGTGCGTACGACGTCGGTCGTCCCGGCCGCGATGGCGGGGCGGCGTCCGCCCTTGCTGCCCTTGGCCTCGGCGGCGCGCAGTCCGTCGTAGGTCAGCTCGCGCTGGAGGTCGCGTTGGAGTTCGCCGGCGGCGGCGAGGGTCTGCACCATGAACTTCACGGTGGACAGCAGCTCGCCGGTGCGAGGGTGACGGGCGGTGAGGTCCATCGCGGAGAACGCGCCGTCGTGGATGCGCAGGGTGACCTGGTCGCGGTGGAGGACGTCGAGCACGTCGAGGATGTGGCCGGTGCCGCGTACGAGGCGGAACATCTCGGAGATGTGCACCGTGTCCCCGGGCCGGGCGTAGTCGAGGAGCGCGCGGAACTTCGGGCGCTGGAGCGGGTGGAGGCGACTGGAGGTACCCGGGTCCTCTTCGAAGACGACCGGGTCCTCGATCCCGGCCTCGTCCAGGACGAGGTTCTGCCGGGCGGTCGACTGCTGGTCGGTCGAGACCCGCTTGTAGACCAGGTTCGCCACCAAGGGCCCCTTCCGTACGGAGGATCGGACCCTGTCTGTCGTTAAACCCTGTCAGCAATCGCCATCGGATCTGATTGGATTCGCGCCGCCTCGAACCCCCGGATTGCACGGGTTCATTGGACGCTCCGGGCGCCTGTCGTCAAACGATCGTTTGCCGACACCGGCCTTCAGGGGATGGAACACGCGTCGGGGCCTGCGTCGCCGTCAGGGCACGCGATCTTCGTACGACTGCGGCGGGTTCTGCGGCGCTGTTAGCCTGCGGTCCATGTTCAAGGGCGGTTTGGCAGGTCGAATAGGCCGGATGGCGGGGGACAGCGGGCCGGAGCGCGTGCTGGTCGCCGCCAGTTTCGTCAACCGGGTCGGCAATGGTCTGTTCAACGCGGCGTCGGCGCTCTATTTCACCTTGGTCGTGGGCCTGCCTGCGGTGCAGGTCGGCGCCGCGCTCACCATCGCCGGAGTGATCGGCTTGTGCGCGGGGATACCTGGGGGTCATCTCGCTGACCGGCGCGGCGCACGCGTGATCATGATGCTGGCCCTCGCGGTCCAGGCGGTATCGATGGCGGCCCTCGTCCTCGTCGAGAGCTGGGCCGCGCTCACGATCACCGCGACGGTCGACCAGATCGCCGCGGCGGTCGGAGGGGCGGCGTGGGGGGCTCTGGTGGCCCGGGTCGGGGGTGAGCGACCGGCCAGGTTCCGGGCGAAGCTGCGCACCTTCGTCAACCTGGGCGTCGTCCTGGGAACGATGGGTGCCGGGCTGGCACTGGCCGCGGACACCCGCGGCGCCTATGTCACGCTGATTCTCGGCAACGCGGCGAGCTTCGCCCTGTGCGCGGTGCTTCTGCTTCTGCTGCCCCGCTATCCGGTGCTGGCAGCGCCGCCGCAGCAGCGGCGCTGGCTCGTCTTCGCGGACCGTCCGTTCCTGACGTTCACCGCCCTCTACGGGGCCATGGGACTGCAGTACCCGGTGGTCTCCCTGCTCCTGCCGATCTGGATCTCCGAGCACACCGAAACGCCGCGCTGGACGGTGGCCGCGCTGTTCGCGGTCAATTCCGCCTTCTGCGTACTGATGCAGACCCGGATCGGCTCCCGTATCGAGACCCCGTACGACGGCGGCAGGGCGTTTCGCACTGCGGGGCTGCTCTTCCTCGTCAGCTGTCCGATGATGGCGCTGGCGGCGTACGCCCCGGTCTGGGCCGCAGCGGGACTGGTCCTGGCGGCGATCTTCGTCCACAGCCTGGGAGAGGTCTGGGAGTCCTCGGCGTGCTTCGCCCTGGGTTTCGGTCTTGCCCCTGGCCATGCCCAGGGCCAGTACCAAGGTGTCCTCGGCCTCGGCTTCAACGCGGGCCAGGCTCTCGCCCCCGCGATCCTCACCACGGTGGTGCTAGGCCTCGGCACGGCAGGCTGGCTGCTGCTGGCGTTGTTCTTCGCAACACTGGGTGCCGCCGGCCCGTCCCTCGCCCGCTGGGGCATGCGCACCCGGCCACAGGCCGGTGTTGCCGCGGAGGTGACGGGATGACCAGGGCGTAGGTGCCAGGAGCCTTCCGCGTGGCATGGAACAGTGTGTGTGCATCGCGTGGCCGCTGGAGTAGCGACATGACATGGGTGGTCAGGCCGCCTGACCGTAGCCGTCCGGCGCGGGCGGGGCGTCACCGCGCAGCGGGCTGAAGTCGACGTCCAGATGCGGGTCGTACGCCTCGGGCACGAGGCCGAGCTCATGGGTGGAGTACTCGCCGAAGCGGCGGGCGTGCTCGGTCAGGTACGGCGAGATATGGGCCAGGTCCTCGGGGTCGATGACGTAGCCCTCCTCCTGGAGCTGGCGCACGATCTCGGCGATGTCCAGGGCGTTGTGGAAGATCACCGCGTTCGTGAGCAGCGCGTTGAATTTCGCGGTCCTCTCCTGCTCGACGGGGTCGTTGTCGGTGATGACGCGGCCGACTTCGCGGAACGCGGTGTAGGTGGCGTTCTTGCGGGAGCCGGCCCGCAGCCGCCGCAGCAGCAGCGTGGAGGAGATGGCGCCCTCGCGCACGGAGACGGCCACCCGCATCAGGTGCCGGAACTGGGACTCGATCAGGTCGAAGTCGATGACGTTGCGGCCGCTCTCCCCGAACAGGGCGTCGATGTGCACGTACTCGGTCCGCTTCGTGGGCCGGTAGAAGGTCAGGTCCTTCCAGTTCCTGATCCTGGGCATCAGGTCGAAGCCCAGCAGGTGAGCGAGCGCGAAGACAGGGAAGCTCTGGCCCTGCGTATCTGCGTATCTGCGTGCACGGTGGTCGGCTTCACCTCGGACGTGTTTTTCAGCAGGCCCTCGATGATGTAGGCGGCCTCCCACACCCCGCACGGGATGAAGTGGGTGAACAGCGCGATGTAGGTGTCGGAGATGTGGTGGTACGCGATGCCGCCCGGCTTGCCATACCGCACGGACGTCTCGGACAGCAGGTTGTTGAGGTAAATGTCCATGTGGGTGCCGTCCGCGGCGACCGCGGAGCCGTCGCCCCACGCCTGCGAGATGTCCAGGCGGGCGTGTGCGTTGACCAGGTCGGCGATTGCCTCGTTCAGCGTCGGGATGGAGAAATGCCGGTTCGCGGCCAGCGACAGCTCGTGCCCGCTCACGCCGGGGATGTGCCGGGCAGCCTCGTAGGGGCCCATGTTGGTGCCCTTCACGAAGGTGGTGATCACGTACCGGCCGAAGGGGTCTTTCAGCTTCGGCTCGTTGCCCGAGGCGGGGCCGAAGCGACGCCACCACTCCACCCAGTACGCCGTGCGGGAGATGATCCCGAGCAGGGAACGCTCCGGCATCCGGGCCTTGATCTCCTGCTCCAGGGCCTTCGCCGAGGCGCACTGCCCTTCGGAGCGGTGGGCCTTGAGGGAGGGAATACCGGTCTCTGGGTCGATGATCAGGCCCTCGTTGTCCGGGTACCCGGCATCCGCACTCGCGGCGGCCACGGTGAGCTTGTCCTCCAGCTGCCGGCGGAACGTCACCGCGTCGTACGGCGCGTCGTCGCCGGGCTCGGCGAGACCGACCTCCACCAGGTAGTCGCCCAGCTTCGCCTCGGCGTCCTCCCATGACAGGAGCTGCTCGCTCCAGTCGGCGTACTCCTCGGCCCCGGCCACCGCGACGTCACCGGTGCGAAGCTCCTCGGCGAGCGCGGCGAACACCATCGCCTCGAAGTGCTTGCGCACGAAGACACCCGGCCGGTTCTTGTCTCGGACGGCCTTCTGCCAGTTCAGCGTGGCGAACGAGATGTCGACCGGGCGTCCGCCCTCGTGCCGCTCAGGGATGTAGTCGCGCAGGTTCTTGTGGCGGCGGGCGTGCGCGAGCGCGTCCAGGACACGGTTGTCTTCGGAGGTCGCCCGCAGCTCCAGGCGGCTGGTCAGGTCGTACATGGTGGAGCGGTCCTTGAGCAGGTGCCCGTACAGCAGTACCTCCCAGTAGTTGCCGTGATGGGCGGCGACCTTCTCGATCTGCTCGTACTGCCCCTCGAACCCGCCAAAATCGTCCACCGCCGCCGCGGGCACTTCCAGGCCGCCGGCCTGCACCCGCAGGGCCTTTGCCATGGTGTGCAGCGCGGGTGCGAGCCCCTCGCCGAGCCGGGCCGCAACCACGTCAGGCGCGGCGTCCTGATCGAGTTTCCCGACCGCCGTCAGGATCTCGGCGGTCAGCTCCGCCGCGTTCTCCCGGGCCGCCTGGACGGGACTGTCGGCGTCGATGTGCTGGAGCACCGTGCGGTAGTTCCCGATCAACGCCTCGACGATGGCCTGCTGCCGCTCCTGGATCTGCTCCAGTTCCGCCTTGGCCCGCTACCAAGGCCGAACAGCACGGCGTCGCCGGCGAGCGCGCTACCTCCCAGGCCCAGCGCGCCTTCACCCTCGCCTTCACCGACCCCGACCGCGCGGCCGACGAGATCGAACTCGCCCGCCACCTCATCACCGGCCTCACCCTGCGCCAGACCGGCCACACCATCGACATGGCCGCCCTCCTCCTCGACGCCGGCACCGACCGTGACGTCCTGGACCGCGCTCACGTCCTGCGCGAGGAGATCCGTATCTCCGGCGTCGCCATCGCCACCGCGATCCTCGAGCTGATCGTCTGCTTCCACGAGGCCGTCCTCGGCGACGGCCGGGGCATCACCGAGACGATCGCCCGGCTCCGCGACCTCACCGTCGGCGGCGACTACGCGTACTACACCGACATCGCCGCTTTCATGGCCGACCTGCCCATCCCGCCCAGCTCCGTGCGGTGGGTCGACGACGAAGCCACCGTCCGCGGACGGTGGCGGCACCTCGTGCTCGCCCGCCGCTCCCTCCTGCAGAGCTGAGCCGGTCCGACACGTCGAGGCCCTGCTCGCGACCGTCCGCGCGGTCCGGGCCGGCGCTGTTCGAAGCAGCATCACCCGTTGGAGTCACGGCTGCTGTGGCGCCTTGCCCCGACATCTCGCCACCGGCTTCGATGGAGCCGGGCTCGTGAACGCCCGGCCGCGCGATGGAAGACGCCCCCGCGCCCCTTCGCCGAAGGACCGGCCAGAAGCATCACCACCCGTACGACACCTGCTGACCCATCGCACCAAAGCGCTCGCCGCCGGGGGCCGGTGTGGCGCGGAACAGCGACCCCGATGCCCCAGGCCGCCCTGGCCCTCACCGAAGACCGCCGCCGCAGCACCGGCGAGTCCCACCAAGCCCTCCACCCACTCCTCACGGCCGCCGGCCAACCGCTGACCATCCCCGCGGCCCGCCATCCGGAGCAGGCACAGCTGGAGGCCGAGGCCTTCCTCGCCTGCTGCAAACTCGGCAGCCTCTCCGCACACCCCCTGGGCATCGTCCAGGTGCGTCCGGAGGAAGACCGACTCGCCCTTCGGCTCCTCGACGAGCCGTACATCGTCCACTACTGGGCCGATTTCCTCCTTCCCCGGCTGACCGGCGAGGAAAGCGACCACGCTGTATATCCCCCGGTGGGTATCTGTGAGTGGGCGGCATGTTACCGCTGTTCATGCGCTGCGAACGGCATGAGCGCGTCGGCCACGGTTGCCCCGAGATCTGGGCCAGAGGCCACGGCGTCAGGGCCTCGGGTGGCGCTCGTAGCGCGTGCCGGGGCACCGCCGCCGTGGCTGACGCCATCGCCTCGGCCTCGACGGGCAGCTCCAAGCGTCGGCGGACCGCAGCGGTCGCGGCGGTCACCGCGGCCAGGACTTCGCGGACGTCCGGGTCGGTCTGAGCGAGCGCGGCGGTCAGGATGTCGATGGCGACCAGGTCGCTCGGCGGCGGCCGTCAAGCACGCCGGGCCTTGGCCATGCACGTACGGCAGGCCGTGGCGCTTCCCGCGCCACGGCCTGCCGTACGTGCAGCGGGCGAAGCGGTCAGGGCTGACGGCGGTCGCGCAGGGAGTCCTTCACCCCGCGGGCCTGCTCCTCGGCCTTGCCCGCGACCTCGCGGGTCTTGCCCTTGACCTGGTCGGTCTTGCCTTCGGCCTTCATCCGCTCGTTCCCGGTCGCCTTGCCTGCGACCTCCTTGGCCTTGCCCTTGGCCTGTTCCATCTTGCCCTTGGCTTTCTCAGCCATGAGAAAAACTCCCTTTCCGAAAAACGGTCGATCGATGAACAAACTAGGACAAGACGGGGCGCCTCGCGCGCGGAGCCTGAGGTCGTTCTGTCGATCGGGGCAGCGCCGAGTGCAAAGCGCCCGCCGCACCATTAGGGCGGTCTGGAGCCGGCGGACCATCTGCAGGGCACAGGCCGAGGATGTCGAGCGAGACCATCAGGTCCTGGCCGTCTACGCCCGGGAAGCCACTGCGCAGCCGCACGGTCTGCCGGGTCCGGACCGGCCAGCAACGCCAGCTCATTACTGCCGAAGGGATCCTTCATCCGACCGACGCCATCGCCGCCGACCTCGCCCGCCACCTACCCGCCCCTTAACCAGAACCATCACGACACGACACGGCGCCGCAGGTCAGGTGGGCTCAAGGGCCGGGACCTTCGCGGGAGATGACGACCTTGCTGGTCGC contains these protein-coding regions:
- a CDS encoding MFS transporter encodes the protein MFKGGLAGRIGRMAGDSGPERVLVAASFVNRVGNGLFNAASALYFTLVVGLPAVQVGAALTIAGVIGLCAGIPGGHLADRRGARVIMMLALAVQAVSMAALVLVESWAALTITATVDQIAAAVGGAAWGALVARVGGERPARFRAKLRTFVNLGVVLGTMGAGLALAADTRGAYVTLILGNAASFALCAVLLLLLPRYPVLAAPPQQRRWLVFADRPFLTFTALYGAMGLQYPVVSLLLPIWISEHTETPRWTVAALFAVNSAFCVLMQTRIGSRIETPYDGGRAFRTAGLLFLVSCPMMALAAYAPVWAAAGLVLAAIFVHSLGEVWESSACFALGFGLAPGHAQGQYQGVLGLGFNAGQALAPAILTTVVLGLGTAGWLLLALFFATLGAAGPSLARWGMRTRPQAGVAAEVTG
- a CDS encoding Tn3 family transposase, with protein sequence MPRIRNWKDLTFYRPTKRTEYVHIDALFGESGRNVIDFDLIESQFRHLMRVAVSVREGAISSTLLLRRLRAGSRKNATYTAFREVGRVITDNDPVEQERTAKFNALLTNAVIFHNALDIAEIVRQLQEEGYVIDPEDLAHISPYLTEHARRFGEYSTHELGLVPEAYDPHLDVDFSPLRGDAPPAPDGYGQAA
- a CDS encoding Tn3 family transposase; amino-acid sequence: MIGNYRTVLQHIDADSPVQAARENAAELTAEILTAVGKLDQDAAPDVVAARLGEGLAPALHTMAKALRVQAGGLEVPAAAVDDFGGFEGQYEQIEKVAAHHGNYWEVLLYGHLLKDRSTMYDLTSRLELRATSEDNRVLDALAHARRHKNLRDYIPERHEGGRPVDISFATLNWQKAVRDKNRPGVFVRKHFEAMVFAALAEELRTGDVAVAGAEEYADWSEQLLSWEDAEAKLGDYLVEVGLAEPGDDAPYDAVTFRRQLEDKLTVAAASADAGYPDNEGLIIDPETGIPSLKAHRSEGQCASAKALEQEIKARMPERSLLGIISRTAYWVEWWRRFGPASGNEPKLKDPFGRYVITTFVKGTNMGPYEAARHIPGVSGHELSLAANRHFSIPTLNEAIADLVNAHARLDISQAWGDGSAVAADGTHMDIYLNNLLSETSVRYGKPGGIAYHHISDTYIALFTHFIPCGVWEAAYIIEGLLKNTSEVKPTTVHADTQIRRARASLSSRSLTCWAST
- a CDS encoding CsbD family protein, whose translation is MAEKAKGKMEQAKGKAKEVAGKATGNERMKAEGKTDQVKGKTREVAGKAEEQARGVKDSLRDRRQP
- a CDS encoding recombinase family protein, which gives rise to MANLVYKRVSTDQQSTARQNLVLDEAGIEDPVVFEEDPGTSSRLHPLQRPKFRALLDYARPGDTVHISEMFRLVRGTGHILDVLDVLHRDQVTLRIHDGAFSAMDLTARHPRTGELLSTVKFMVQTLAAAGELQRDLQRELTYDGLRAAEAKGSKGGRRPAIAAGTTDVVRTAYLEGRSIAALARDHGVSRGAIRTAVADLLPDHTATEEDTPAPELPVALDMPGKVADFLRTAELDGVERAALDQGVTVRRGQGYTLRVTAVPAVHHRLLARCQPLDGGPGAPAVPTQRKARREYENRVSTLAPTGP
- a CDS encoding DUF3990 domain-containing protein, whose translation is MEDFEFHCGTCWEINVITGRPKGFWTTTHYELPGEWACWNCGAVNTTPGD